Genomic segment of Sebastes umbrosus isolate fSebUmb1 chromosome 19, fSebUmb1.pri, whole genome shotgun sequence:
AGAAACCCGAGAAGGTGATGTCGGACTTTCCCTGGTGTAGCGGTGTTGCTATTACCACTATGTCGTACAGAGAGTGTGCTGAGCCTGATTCTCCGACATAGTTAACCTCGTAGAAACTTGCCACTGTGCCTGAAAATGGGAGACGGAGGGAAGTTAAGTATTTGACATTAAAAAAGTGTGAATATTAGAAATCCATCAGTGGGAGAAAATGACCAGTTCTGCCAAATGAAGGAATGTGAAAGGTACCTGTCTTGGATGGTCGGACTTTTACTGAAATCGACGTCACTCTGGCAGGGATGAGCTCACTTTTGCTGTGGTACAGCAGTCCTGAGCACACCCTCTTATTGCCTCCGTCCACTGCCCACAGGCCTGAATCTGCTCCTGCTAATGACACTGCCCCTAGAagacaacacatacagtaaatgttacCTCTATTTTTTAGAGCTTTTCAACAAAAACCTTGGGATACGTAATTCCAAACATACCCACAAAGCCATTGATGCGGACACTTTGGCCGTAGTTGACTCGAGCGATGGGTACGACAATATCGTTGAGGAAGGTCTGCGAAAATCCTTCGCCGATCATCGCTTCCTCCAGGGTCTGATTCCGCAGGGTAAGAAAACTATCGCCACCCATGGCGTGAAGGAGCCGATCCACACTGGAGAATGAGTAACCAAACTGCTGATACTGGTAGATCCTGTGAATAAAAGGATTTACATGATCACCTGTGTTGATATTCGTGGATCTCATGTTGAGATTTAGGAGCCATGACAACTACTTTTCCTCCTCACCTCATGAATTTGTCCATAATACTCTCCACCCACATATGCATTCGGAGAAAGGTGAACCCGTATCGCCAGAGCATGCGCAAGAAATTTACTATAAACCAGTCGCTCTCTTCAAACGTGAGCTCCTTTCCATCAAAGATTGCCATTTTAGAGGGGACATCTGTCCTTGGAGGAATACCTGAACACAAACATATAGTAAGAGGGTTACTCTCTAAGTTTCAAATATGGTGGATTACATACCAATAATATTTTCCATTATTCATGTGTTTGTGCTGAATCTGTTTAAATTAGGATATGTTACCTAATTTTTCAATGAAGTGCTTCATGTGCAGGTTCAGAGGATGGATCACGGAGCCTCCCGTCTCATACTCATACTCTCCGATCTTCACCGTCGCTAGTCGTCCGCCAACAACGCCAGGTTCGAACACATCGATCTTCACCCCGGCTCCAAACTCCTGCCTCAGGTAAAACGCTGCACTTGTGCCACCTATGCCTGCTCCGACCACAGCTTTAAAAGGAGCAATGACAACACAGTGAATCCACTTTGTAACAGCTGGAATCATTCTCTTGAGGTCACTTGAATAtgtatgtgaatattttcatttgatTCATTAATTATTCTTCATTTGAATAATAGCGCTGGTTATACTGTTGGTCCATATGCACATTTATAAGATGAACTTTCcccagttttattttatttgacaccTGCAGCATTACTTTTGTGAGattacttattttatatattactattattattgatcattcagtctacaaaatgtcaatatATTCTTTGTTGCATTTAAAGAGATGTggttttgtgatttatttaagAGGGTGAAAATCAACCAGGTTATTTGAGTCTCATTGCAATGATTAAAAGGGTTCATGTGATTTATATGGTGTATTCTGATGCATGTACCCTTTGTAGTGTTTGACAAGACTCTGACTATAAAAAATTGTCAGGCCCCGACCTGACTGGCCGACCAGCAACTTTAAGACGAACCGCTACAATATTTTCCCAGAGCTCAAGGTGACGTTTTGAGACGTCTTTTTTAATCTGAAATACAGTCTAAAACCCAAGAAATGTACAATAATTTAATTGGTATCAGCAAATGATTGGCATTTGTTTCTCAATAAAtgactaataaataaatgattcatcTATTATCACAATCGATGGAgtaactgattaatcaacttTCATTCTGTTCCCTCTGATGAGGCCTTATAGTTTTGGCAACGGCAATATCATTTTAGAAGTGACTTTATGAGATCCTGATTCAGTTAAAtcataggtaaaaaaaaaagaggatcaGACTACTGTCTAATATATAAGAAATCAGCCCATCAAATTATTGGTGATCTTTCATATTGAATAACTGACTGATGAATTTTACAAGGCACTACAGGAGGACAACTAATCAGCAGTTTGCAGTATTGATGGGATTTTTTTGCTAATGCCATCTCACTGTAAACTCATACTGAGTGTGCCACCAGATAGCAACCTAATTTGCACAAATTATACCATATGCAAATgatgataagataaaataagatattcctttattaatcccgcagtggggaaatttgcagtgtacagtagcaaaggggatagtgcaaaaaacaagaagcatcagctaacaaagtaaaaaaatagctgaacaaagtgtaacaaaatatgaaccatttaaatggaaggaagtataaaaataggagcagtatatacatattatatcaCCCTTGTATTAAAAAATTGCACgagtggaaaattatattgcacagtgagaatgaaattaatgaatgaatgaatgaaattccacctgaaaatatcaggttatgtCAGTTTTtctggtgtgtaagtggtctactgggagcagtgctggttgtggagtctgacagctgcaggaaggaaggacgtCTGATaatctattttttctttaaGTTTTATGTACTTcaagtatatttttatttttttttacttgctcacATATGTCAATGCAACTGTATTGTGGgtaaggtcacagtgaggtCTCGCccacataaatataatattatgaaCCCTCTACTTTAAGCATCATAGGGAGGATAATGCTTGTCTATCCTCCAGTGTGTCAGACTTTAGAAGATGGAAGAACAAATTGAGTAGGTATTCTAGTTATAGAAAGAatgattgatgtgttttttgggaCAGGCTTACCTATCTTTTTGGGCTGATCTTGCAGCTCTGGTGGAGCTGAGGCTAGACTTCTTCTCCCAGTGTGCCAAAGCCCCAGAAACAGCAGGGCTCTCAGTGGCAGGGTCCGTGGATTCATTGTGGTTTGTCTAGTTCTCTACTGCACTATTGGAGCATCTGTACAGAGAGGAGTAAACATCAGCCATGATCAGTTCCGCATATATACTCttcttacagtatgtgtgagttCCTGAAGGCAACAGTCTCTATCAGTcctggtcaaaggtcactctcACAGGAGTTCACACTCACGCGAAGAATAACAACAGTAACTTGTTATAAAGTCGAGGCTAACGCTACCAGGTCTGTCTAGTATAATAGATATAGTCTATATCTAACATTAAACACGTTATAAAGAGAAAGAGGTGCGTTTAAAGACTCACTATTCACACTGACACTAGAGGGCTGCTGTTGATCCAGAAGTAGCTTCACACAGTTATCCTCTCCGTTACAAGTCaagataaatataaaagtaaaagtaaatctTCTCCCTGTCTACTTAAACAGACAACTTAACTGTTAATAAAAGCCACTATCGGACTAGAAAGTGTCAATAACTAACTAAACTAGTTTAATGGTTGAATCATGTCGGAGCGCCGTGAACGTCTCTTACGGTTGACACACACTTCCGGGTACGCTTATATTtgaatttcacaataaaaggtcGTAAAATCTTATTTTGAGATTTTAAAACTGAGATAAATGTGAGCAATTTCTCTACaattaatgaataatataattaaCCTTttcacaagataaaaaaaattatgtataGGCAAGCCAacgcaaggcagctttatttgtatagcacatttcagcaacagggcaattcaaagtgctttacattaacattcaataattaaaacagttataaaaacattaaatattagaaaataaaaacaagctaaaaaaaaaagctaggatagaagctaaaatagagtataacacacaagagtaaaagctctagtgcagtataagatcattatctggtttaataaaaggcagcagcaaacaggaaagtttgaagctttgatttaaaagaactcagagttggagttggtcctgcaggtttgtgggagcttgttccaaatatttggtgcataaaaactgaaaagtgcttcttctgcatgtttagttcagactctggggacactaagcagacctgatccagatgacctgagaggtctggatggttcataacatagaagaagatcagaaatgtattttggccctaaaccatttagtgctttgtaaaccagcaggaatatttttaaatcattgCTCTgagagacatacagtataggctAATTTGTAATTTAAAATCCAGTTATGATAACGTACTGTTCAATGATTTATACATGAAAAAGGGCTTGTGGACGTTTGAAGAACCTGAGCATCATTTCTCacgagataaataaataaatattgagaATAAAaaggtagtttagtttatttattgactacacttagggcgttttatattttaataatttatttatttattgtgttgagttgaatgtgctacttattttggaCTGttattaccttgtgccttttctaccttttttcttttcttcaagctgactcggtgtaaactgctcagaattccaatgttcTTAtattaggtgcaaatggcaaataaaactcttgaatcttgaatagtTCATCATCTCTGATAAGTCTGAATCAACTGGGACtcaattttgaaaaacaaagcGGAAGTGGAGATTTTGTTTCTATAACCGGTTGCGGAAGTAAAGCGGAAGTAGCTGCCAAcgtctcctcctcatcttgAACCATGCTTGAATGGAGGTGACCTTAGTAGTAAGTGTTTGTTATATTGTAGGCTAAAGGAACTTGCCGTGGACACATCGCGTCAGTCCGGTCTGGTTTAGATGCTAAGCTTGAATCTTAAATATCAGTGAAGACTTGTTGGAGAGAGCAGCCCGGACAGAGATGGCAGAGGCACATCAGGCTCGAGTCCATGCTGCTGTAGAAGACATGGTCCAAAGCCTGGAGAGGGACCACATCCGAGTGATGCAGGCAGGTGTCTTATCTGTGCAAACATGAACTGTGCATGCAGTGCTTTATTGTTCTACCAGTCTGATTATGTGCAGCACATGTGTCTTATGtgtcttatgtgtgtgtgtgttgttgctgcagGGTCGCATGTTCAGGTGCTCTGCAGACTGCTGTGATCGCTCCTCTGACTCCATGTCTGTGGTGCATCGGTGCATCGAGAAGTGTCACACTCCTCTGGCCCAGGCTCAGGGACTGGTCACTTCAGAGCTGGAGAAGTTTCAGGTGAGGCAACATTTCgatgaaataaagttttttttttttttttttaataaataaaatactttatttcaaaagctCAATACAGTAGATTCATATACATGTtcagattgttttttctttgacttttgtatttttaatgacttttttatgacaaactgtgattttatttatgactttatgacaaACTATAATGTTACTTTttatatgactttatttatgacatactatactatgattttttagtgactttttaatgacatactattaTATCACTTTTGtatgacataatatattatgattttttatgacttttatatgacatactatgattttattcatgactttatgacaaactataatattactttttatatgactattttatgacatactatactaggtaTAATtaggttagtttttttttttaatcaataaaatactttatttcaaaagttcaatacagtaaaTTCAtatacatgttcagatttttcagtacaattctgcaaatatattttacattataaaaataatataaaaataaaataaattatacaacaaataaaatgtaaggaaaggaaaagatgaataaaaacaaaataataaaacaaacaaaaaacaatcagggtctgttaaacaattggaatatatttaaaatgtctaaacaatctaatagtttttgccaatttagaatttttgagaTTTAAGTTATCAATcagacaaatatattttaaaatcagtatctttaaaaataaaaaagggtattattttaagccatatcattttatatataatatttggtAAGATAATCATACAATTATGTAAATCTCATCTGCCGAAAAACTGGGATTGTTGACAGTGAGTAATATCTCAATCTTTGTTAGTATGAtatctttttcaaaatgttttgagagATTCTTCTGTAAATTTAACCAAAAAGAAGCAGCATGATCTACAAACACATGTTCAATAGGTTCCCCTTTTCAATTGCAAAAAGTGCTTATATTGTTAGCAGTTGCGAAGAACTTGCAAATAGTATCTTTAGCAGGGTAGTGCCTACCTGTGTACAGTCTTAAATAGAAACTCCTTGATTTTATTTggaattatatatttatgaggTAACAGATATAtagtttttcattgttttctatttaaataTAGCCACCTATATTTACATATGGGGGGTAGTAATATGTTCAAGATGAACATGTTCAAGATGATTTCTAATAAAAGTGTTAGTACACTTTCTATCAGATATAGAAACCCCATTAATAGTAAGGGGATATACATTTGAACATTATATTTGTCTGAGGAAACCTCAtaactatatttaaaataatgtatacacacacagtgaaccTGAGACTTTTGGGGCCCCTGAGTGCCCACTTTGCCTAGTTGGTACTGTAATTCAGCCTTGCAACATGCAGATATAATTGAGGTGCTGTTGAAACTACAGCATTACAATGATTATTAGAAAGATTAAGGGATTCTTATTACTGCGTTGCTTCTTActggagtatttttttaaagtcagtaTTTAAGTAGGATTATACTAAAGTGGAAATACTTCGGTTCTCTTCATTTCAGCATAAGCTACAATGTCCCTAAATAACCTTTATGCTTGCAGCCAGGAAAAGCAGTAAACCAAATAATATCAAGTTAGGTTACAACAGCATTAGCAATACAACACACAGCTGAAATCATAGAGTTCAAAGGTTATCAGCTTCTGATAAGCGTCCGAAATTGGGTGAAAACGAGGACGTTCTCAGTAAACAGTCAGTGAACAAGAGAAGAGTAATCTGGCTCTGTTTTGTGCAgtacattttataatttttccAATTTCTTCTGCAGAGCGGTTGATTTTTGGAACccgtttttccttttttcttgcACTAATGTATTCCTTTTTTCTCATTACttgtaatttttattttgaaatatgacATTAGCACTGTAATTCAGGAAAACAATGTATCTTTTTCCGAAAACAGAACTTGCAGACGATAAAAGGACAGTCAACcaaaatacagtgtttttcttaaaaataaagagaaaaagaaaccaTACAAAATACAATTCTGAGAGACGGTACAAAAGCATAACTCACCTCACCacttatgtatttatgaaaagaaagaaaagcccCACTTGAAGAAATGTTTCCTGGCACACATCGTGTGTGAAAATCTGTCATATGCAGCGATTTCTTCTAACTCAACCTGTCCTGAAGAGGAGGCGTCTTCTAGTTCTTAGAAGAATTCGCCTTCCAAACATTATTGTCGTCTGGGTCCAGTCCTCCAGTATTTGCGGAAAAACAGACTAAACCTCAAAATCTCCTAAGATGTGAAGTTTTGGACAGAATACAAACGGAATGAATCATCATCCAGAATTGATGGATTTGGGGTCCATAGTGTGTGTACTAGTATACTCTCATCTCCCTTAGTCTTAAggcttttttaatgacattgcatactatactatgattttatattacttttatgacatactataatataattttttttatgacgTTTGATTACATGCTATGCTTTTAAGACACActatatttttgacttttttatgacatactattgTTTTTGTAAGGAGTTTTTATgacactataatatgactttttaatgacatactgtgatttttttatgacatactatactatatttatGACATGTATTTAAGACCTACTATAATTTGAATTTATGACTTTTATCGCATACTATAGTataattttttatgattttatataatatgacttttatgatgttttatgacatactgtactgtatttttatgactttttcatgatgtactatgactcttttataacttttttataacatactgtgattttatactatatatgttatattatatcacatttaatactattaatatgactttttatgacatactatactatatttatgacattttttacgacatactttaatgtgactttttatatgactattttatggcatactatgttttttttataactttttgtgacatgcaattttttttatgacatactatactatgattttttttgtgactttttattGACATACTATTATATCACTTttgtatgacatactatattatgatttttttatgacatttatatgacatactatgattttattaataacttTATGACAAACtattatattactttttatgacGTTTTATGACGTAtgcttttttatggcatactatactatgattttcttatgacataatatgacttttttta
This window contains:
- the pcyox1 gene encoding prenylcysteine oxidase 1; translated protein: MNPRTLPLRALLFLGLWHTGRRSLASAPPELQDQPKKIAVVGAGIGGTSAAFYLRQEFGAGVKIDVFEPGVVGGRLATVKIGEYEYETGGSVIHPLNLHMKHFIEKLGIPPRTDVPSKMAIFDGKELTFEESDWFIVNFLRMLWRYGFTFLRMHMWVESIMDKFMRIYQYQQFGYSFSSVDRLLHAMGGDSFLTLRNQTLEEAMIGEGFSQTFLNDIVVPIARVNYGQSVRINGFVGAVSLAGADSGLWAVDGGNKRVCSGLLYHSKSELIPARVTSISVKVRPSKTGTVASFYEVNYVGESGSAHSLYDIVVIATPLHQGKSDITFSGFSPPIPSHYPGRYHQTVATLVHGMLNMSYLGTTEPASKFTVSDVLTKDSEGSLINSLSSLDPVHIPEGYKRPPASQTKVWKVFSQQPLSQEQLQDMFLSWDSVSETRWLAYPSYHPPHRRTPPFVLHDRLYYLNALEWAASAMEISAISGRNVALLAHHRWHQQVDKIDQEDLHTRLRGEL
- the fam136a gene encoding protein FAM136A, producing MAEAHQARVHAAVEDMVQSLERDHIRVMQGRMFRCSADCCDRSSDSMSVVHRCIEKCHTPLAQAQGLVTSELEKFQDRLTRCTMHCNDKAKDLFDSGAKEPAVRSLMDSCVGSCVDDHVNLIPSMTRRLKDNLDSIQQ